Proteins from a genomic interval of Acanthopagrus latus isolate v.2019 chromosome 7, fAcaLat1.1, whole genome shotgun sequence:
- the LOC119023188 gene encoding uncharacterized protein LOC119023188 → MVLANNAITLREIQVNIIGDDGIFSNVHQVSLSTLARILKKNQLQMKQLYRVPFERNSERVKQLQHAYVERVLQMDAEEIPHEFIYMDEAGFNLSKSRRRGRNIGHRAIINVPGQRGGNITLCAAITQNGVHLRHANMGPYNTAHILTFLDQLHNILTVNQIQQMQYIVIWDNVSFHRSAQVHNWFQQNPQFSVLYLPPYSPFLNPIEEFFSTCRWKVYDLQPQAQVPLTEAMEEACDQIDAIAIQGWIRHARRFFPRCLANEDIACDVDEILWPDPARRRDNP, encoded by the exons ATGGTTCTGGCCAATAATGCAATAACTCTCAGAGAAATTCAAGTCAACATCATTGGCGACGATGGCATTTTCAGTAATGTTCATCAGGTCTCTCTCTCAACACTGGCACgcatcctgaaaaaaaatcaacttcaaatgaaacaactgtATCGAGTGCCTTTTGAGCGGAATTCGGAGAGGGTCAAACAACTGCAGCATGCATATGTGGAG AGAGTTTTACAGATGGATGCTGAAGAAATCCCACATGAGTTTATCTACATGGATGAGGCAGGGTTCAACCTCTCAAAATCaagaaggagaggcagaaacattGGCCACAGGGCTATAATCAACGTCCCAGGACAGCGTGGGGGTAACATCACCCTCTGCGCTGCCATTACACAGAATGGGGTCCACCTCCGTCATGCCAATATGGGCCCTTATAACACAGCTCACATTCTAACATTTCTGGACCAACTGCACAACATCCTCACAGTGAACCAAATACAACAGATGCAATACATTGTCATCTGGGACAATGTATCATTCCACCGCTCTGCTCAGGTCCATAACTGGTTTCAGCAAAATCCTCAGTTTTCTGTGCTATACCTTCCACCTTACTCTCCATTTCTAAATCCAATCGAGGAGTTCTTCTCAACATGCCGGTGGAAGGTGTATGATCTGCAGCCCCAGGCTCAAGTGCCCCTCActgaggccatggaggaggcCTGTGACCAAATTGACGCCATAGCCATTCAAGGATGGATTCGACATGCACGGCGGTTCTTCCCTCGTTGTCTTGCTAATGAAGATATCGCCTGTGATGTCGATGAAATTCTCTGGCCTGATCCAGCTCGGCGAAGAGATAATCCCTAA